The following are encoded in a window of Arthrobacter sp. OAP107 genomic DNA:
- a CDS encoding NAD(P) transhydrogenase subunit alpha codes for MDGISLLTITVLAVFVGFEVVSKVSSTLHTPLMSGANAIHGIILVGAIIVAGQATHPWVLAVALLAVVLATANLVGGFVVTDRMLEMFRGRKPDKPDKPARNATQSETKENTEATR; via the coding sequence ATGGACGGCATCAGCCTGCTGACCATCACCGTGCTTGCGGTGTTTGTCGGCTTCGAAGTGGTGTCCAAGGTTTCCAGCACACTGCATACGCCCCTGATGTCCGGCGCCAACGCGATCCACGGGATCATCCTGGTGGGCGCCATCATCGTCGCCGGCCAGGCCACGCACCCCTGGGTCCTCGCGGTGGCGCTGCTCGCCGTCGTTCTTGCCACGGCGAACCTGGTGGGCGGCTTCGTGGTGACCGACCGCATGCTTGAGATGTTCCGCGGCCGCAAACCGGATAAACCAGATAAACCGGCTCGGAATGCGACCCAGAGTGAAACCAAGGAGAACACGGAGGCCACGCGGTGA
- a CDS encoding IclR family transcriptional regulator C-terminal domain-containing protein, with product MTDAAAGTTPRAGRPRKEGTPAASDQYVQSLARGLAVIRAFDTEHADMTLTEVAARTDLTRATARRFLHTLVELGYVRTDGKTFALTAQVLQLGYAYLSGLSLPQLAQPHLEELSLKLGESTSAAVLDGTDIAYIARVTTRRIMTIGITVGTRFPAYATSMGRVLLAGLPPEQLKEYLAAAEIKPLTPRAVGTVKELLAVLDKVRAQGWCLLDQELELGLMSVAAPVYHGRKVVAAVNVSLQAQSVAAKPDPQAYLESVRKEIVATAERISSDFSSGR from the coding sequence ATGACCGACGCAGCAGCAGGGACCACGCCCCGGGCGGGCCGCCCGCGGAAGGAAGGGACGCCGGCGGCGAGCGACCAGTACGTGCAGTCCCTGGCGCGTGGCCTCGCGGTCATCCGCGCGTTCGACACCGAGCATGCCGACATGACGCTCACCGAGGTCGCCGCCCGCACGGACCTTACGCGTGCCACGGCCCGGCGGTTCCTGCACACCCTGGTGGAGCTGGGCTACGTCAGGACCGACGGCAAGACCTTCGCGCTCACAGCCCAGGTCCTGCAGCTCGGCTACGCCTACCTTTCCGGGCTATCCCTGCCGCAGCTGGCCCAGCCGCACCTTGAAGAGCTGTCGCTGAAACTGGGGGAGTCGACGTCGGCGGCGGTGCTGGACGGGACCGACATCGCCTACATCGCCAGGGTAACCACCCGCCGGATTATGACGATCGGCATCACCGTGGGCACCAGGTTCCCCGCCTATGCGACGTCGATGGGGAGGGTCCTGCTCGCCGGGCTCCCCCCGGAACAGCTGAAGGAATACCTGGCGGCGGCTGAGATCAAACCGCTCACCCCGCGCGCGGTCGGCACGGTGAAAGAGCTGTTGGCCGTCCTCGACAAAGTCCGGGCCCAAGGCTGGTGCCTGCTGGACCAGGAGCTCGAACTGGGGCTGATGTCCGTGGCCGCGCCGGTTTACCACGGCCGCAAAGTCGTGGCAGCCGTCAACGTATCTCTGCAGGCACAGTCGGTGGCCGCGAAGCCGGACCCCCAGGCTTACCTCGAGTCTGTGCGGAAGGAAATCGTCGCCACGGCAGAGCGCATTTCGTCAGACTTCTCCAGCGGGCGGTAG
- a CDS encoding NAD(P)(+) transhydrogenase (Re/Si-specific) subunit beta — protein sequence MTLLDPNVTALLYLAAAVFFILALKGLNSPRTARRGNLIGAFGALVAVVTVFFSTRLDNVPLILGAIVVGSGVAAPVARRVKMTQMPQLVALFNGVGGGAAALVALLELPHAEDAWVRVAVVFTLLVGAVSFAGSAVTFAKLQELMTTRPVVFPGLPVLMGAVLLAAVGAAVAVVTGGSLVLALLLLLLGLVAGVLLVLPVGGADVPIVISLLNAFTGLAVAASGLVLGNVLLVVAGTLVGASGTILTRAMAAAMGRSVAGILFGAFRGGSTAGSTAVSDRPVRSSSAEDVAVLLGYAQRVIIVPGYGLAVAQGQHTAAELALALESRGIRVDFAIHPVAGRMPGHMNVLLAEANVPYESLKEMGEINSEFRTADVALVVGANDVVNPAAKTTAGSPIYGMPILEVADARQVVFLKRSMRPGFAGIENDLMFEPQTTLLFGDAKESLTKVLSAVKAL from the coding sequence GTGACCCTCCTCGACCCCAACGTCACTGCCCTGCTCTACCTCGCGGCCGCTGTCTTCTTCATCCTGGCCCTGAAGGGCCTGAACTCGCCGCGTACGGCCCGCCGCGGCAACCTGATCGGCGCCTTCGGTGCGCTGGTCGCCGTCGTGACCGTCTTTTTCTCGACCCGGCTGGACAACGTCCCCCTGATCCTGGGTGCCATCGTCGTCGGTTCCGGTGTGGCCGCCCCCGTGGCCAGGCGCGTCAAGATGACCCAGATGCCGCAGCTCGTCGCCCTCTTCAACGGTGTGGGCGGCGGCGCCGCCGCGCTCGTGGCGCTGCTGGAACTGCCGCATGCCGAGGACGCCTGGGTGCGCGTCGCAGTCGTCTTCACCCTGCTGGTGGGCGCGGTCTCCTTCGCCGGCTCAGCCGTGACGTTCGCGAAGCTGCAGGAGCTCATGACCACCCGCCCCGTGGTGTTCCCCGGGCTGCCGGTGCTCATGGGGGCGGTGCTGCTCGCCGCGGTTGGTGCCGCAGTCGCCGTCGTGACGGGAGGGTCGCTCGTCCTGGCGTTGCTGCTCCTGCTGCTGGGCCTGGTGGCAGGCGTGCTGCTGGTGCTGCCGGTGGGCGGCGCCGATGTGCCGATCGTCATCTCGCTGCTCAACGCGTTCACCGGCCTGGCCGTTGCCGCGTCCGGTCTGGTGCTGGGAAACGTGCTCCTGGTGGTGGCCGGTACGCTGGTGGGCGCGTCGGGCACCATCCTCACCCGGGCGATGGCCGCGGCCATGGGCCGCAGCGTAGCCGGCATCCTGTTCGGCGCCTTCCGGGGAGGTTCGACGGCGGGATCCACCGCGGTGAGCGACCGTCCGGTCCGCTCGTCGAGCGCGGAGGACGTGGCGGTGCTGCTGGGCTATGCTCAGCGCGTCATCATCGTTCCCGGCTACGGGCTGGCCGTAGCCCAGGGTCAGCACACCGCGGCAGAGCTGGCACTGGCCCTGGAATCCCGGGGAATCCGCGTGGACTTCGCCATCCATCCCGTGGCGGGCCGCATGCCCGGGCACATGAACGTGCTCCTCGCCGAGGCCAATGTGCCCTACGAATCACTCAAGGAAATGGGCGAGATCAACTCCGAATTCCGCACCGCCGACGTCGCGCTGGTGGTGGGCGCGAACGATGTGGTGAACCCCGCCGCGAAGACCACCGCGGGCTCGCCGATCTACGGGATGCCGATCCTCGAGGTGGCGGATGCGCGCCAGGTGGTGTTCCTCAAGCGCTCCATGCGGCCGGGGTTCGCCGGGATCGAGAACGACCTGATGTTCGAGCCGCAGACCACGCTGCTGTTTGGCGACGCCAAGGAATCCCTGACAAAGGTGCTGAGTGCGGTGAAGGCCCTGTAG
- a CDS encoding Re/Si-specific NAD(P)(+) transhydrogenase subunit alpha, whose product MKLGIARERREGERRVAATPETVKQLAELGLEVLVESRAGVSAGHADDEYRQAGAQIVPDLDPAGLDILVHVRPLELPTATALRRGAVTVGLASPSSELATVRALAEGGVTSFALELVPRISRAQSMDALSSQALVAGYRCVLEAAIRLPRFFPLYMTAAGTVPPARVLVLGVGVAGLQAIGTAKRLGARVSANDIRPSSAEEVTSMGGTFIKLDLETAEAAGGYARELSADRGALQRQLLAPHVADADVLITTAAVPGRHAPLLVTREMVQGMRPGSVVVDLAAESGGNVEGSVPGRDIHVPTADGKGTVAVVGLKDAPSAMPTDASRLYAKNVANLLALMTRDGTVLPDFDDDVIAGACLTHDGVVRHPPTAEALAALAGGHAPGDASADAPGDMADGTGSELADEMAEDPVTASENEGVV is encoded by the coding sequence GTGAAGCTGGGCATAGCGCGGGAGCGCCGGGAAGGCGAACGGCGGGTCGCTGCGACGCCGGAAACCGTAAAGCAGCTGGCGGAACTGGGCCTGGAGGTGCTGGTCGAATCCCGGGCGGGTGTCTCCGCCGGGCATGCCGACGACGAATACCGCCAGGCAGGTGCCCAGATCGTCCCCGACCTCGATCCCGCCGGGCTGGATATCCTGGTGCACGTCCGTCCGCTGGAACTTCCGACGGCGACAGCCCTGAGGCGAGGTGCCGTTACCGTGGGGCTGGCCTCGCCGTCGTCCGAACTCGCCACCGTGAGGGCGCTCGCCGAAGGCGGGGTCACGTCCTTCGCGCTGGAGCTCGTGCCGCGCATCTCCCGGGCCCAGTCCATGGACGCCCTCTCCTCGCAGGCCCTCGTGGCCGGCTACCGCTGCGTCCTCGAAGCCGCCATCCGCCTGCCCCGCTTTTTCCCGCTGTACATGACGGCCGCCGGGACCGTCCCGCCGGCGCGGGTGCTGGTTCTCGGCGTCGGCGTGGCCGGGCTGCAGGCGATCGGAACGGCGAAGCGGCTCGGCGCCCGCGTCTCTGCCAATGACATCCGGCCGTCCTCGGCGGAAGAAGTCACGTCCATGGGCGGCACCTTCATCAAACTGGACCTGGAGACGGCCGAGGCAGCCGGCGGGTACGCCCGCGAACTCAGCGCCGACCGCGGCGCCCTGCAGCGCCAGCTGCTGGCGCCGCATGTCGCCGACGCCGACGTATTGATCACCACCGCGGCCGTCCCCGGCAGGCACGCACCGCTCCTCGTGACCCGTGAAATGGTGCAGGGCATGCGCCCGGGATCGGTCGTCGTCGACCTCGCCGCGGAGTCAGGCGGCAACGTCGAGGGGTCCGTCCCCGGCCGGGACATCCACGTCCCCACCGCCGACGGCAAGGGGACCGTCGCCGTCGTCGGCCTCAAGGACGCGCCGTCCGCCATGCCCACGGACGCCTCCCGGCTCTACGCAAAGAACGTTGCGAACCTGCTGGCCCTGATGACCAGGGACGGGACGGTACTCCCGGACTTCGACGACGACGTGATAGCGGGTGCCTGCCTGACACACGACGGCGTGGTGCGGCATCCGCCGACGGCCGAGGCTCTCGCCGCACTCGCCGGCGGGCACGCGCCGGGAGATGCATCAGCCGACGCGCCAGGGGACATGGCCGACGGGACAGGCAGCGAACTCGCAGACGAGATGGCGGAAGACCCAGTGACGGCGTCGGAAAACGAAGGGGTGGTCTGA
- a CDS encoding LysM peptidoglycan-binding domain-containing protein yields MSRKSTPARHRATPTTSVALQGLQFSLRSNAASVAKPAAAAAVASGLLFGAGAPAHAGAYAPETPAGGAAQSATAPAAAAVQSVAGQALAAPAQAAPAVPAPADAGSAVAGASHTVVPGDTLGAIAARHGVNLDALLAENGLSLASIIYPGNQILIPGPGAAAAPAVPAAPAAPAVPEVPAAPAVPAAPAAPAVPEPAGMGIYNASASITPAASTAPAASGVGGAIVASARAQLGATQDCTVLVEQALRSVGKSVGDLAPAQFYQYGTPVSAPQPGDLMISGGHVGVYIGGGQAISSGMNGVNETIVHPAWWLTGSTYVRVNA; encoded by the coding sequence ATGTCACGTAAGTCCACGCCCGCGCGCCATCGCGCCACCCCAACCACGTCCGTCGCCCTGCAGGGCCTGCAATTTTCCCTCAGGTCCAATGCCGCCTCAGTCGCCAAGCCGGCGGCCGCCGCCGCCGTCGCTTCCGGTCTCCTCTTCGGAGCCGGGGCACCCGCCCACGCAGGCGCCTACGCGCCCGAGACTCCGGCGGGCGGTGCAGCCCAGTCCGCCACGGCCCCGGCCGCTGCCGCCGTGCAGTCAGTCGCCGGCCAGGCGCTCGCCGCTCCGGCCCAGGCCGCGCCGGCAGTCCCTGCCCCGGCAGACGCCGGATCTGCTGTGGCCGGAGCATCGCACACAGTAGTGCCCGGCGATACCCTCGGGGCCATCGCGGCACGCCACGGCGTCAACCTCGATGCGCTGCTCGCAGAGAACGGCCTGTCACTGGCGTCGATTATTTATCCCGGCAACCAGATCCTCATCCCGGGGCCGGGCGCAGCTGCAGCCCCCGCGGTACCTGCCGCTCCGGCAGCTCCCGCAGTACCCGAAGTTCCGGCCGCACCTGCCGTTCCGGCCGCACCGGCAGCCCCGGCCGTCCCCGAGCCCGCCGGCATGGGAATCTACAACGCCTCCGCGTCGATAACCCCGGCAGCATCGACCGCCCCCGCCGCCAGCGGCGTGGGCGGAGCCATTGTGGCCTCGGCCCGGGCACAGCTCGGTGCGACCCAGGACTGCACCGTCCTGGTGGAACAGGCCCTGCGGTCCGTCGGCAAGTCCGTCGGCGACCTTGCGCCCGCGCAGTTCTACCAGTACGGCACTCCGGTTTCGGCACCGCAGCCCGGCGACCTGATGATCAGCGGCGGACACGTCGGTGTCTACATCGGCGGAGGGCAGGCCATCAGCAGCGGCATGAACGGTGTCAACGAAACCATCGTGCACCCGGCCTGGTGGCTCACCGGCTCAACTTACGTGCGGGTGAACGCCTAA